The following coding sequences lie in one Glycine max cultivar Williams 82 chromosome 19, Glycine_max_v4.0, whole genome shotgun sequence genomic window:
- the WRKY53 gene encoding WRKY transcription factor 53, whose translation MENYSMLFSVSNSSSYPIGVGSSQIGYSGQSSNAFLGLRPSNELASDDHEKRQGGGDGNMLMSQISGGSINVSDELGGSGNSNNNKKKGEKKVRKPRYAFQTRSQVDILDDGYRWRKYGQKAVKNNKFPRSYYRCTHQGCNVKKQVQRLTKDEGVVVTTYEGVHTHPIEKTTDNFEHILSQMQIYTPF comes from the exons ATGGAGAATTATTCCATGTTGTTCTCTGTTTCCAATTCCTCAAGCTACCCAATTGGAGTTGGAAGCTCTCAAATTGGTTATAGTGGTCAAAGCTCCAATGCGTTTCTTGGTCTAAGGCCTAGTAATGAATTAGCTAGTGATGATCATGAGAAGAGACAAGGTGGTGGTGATGGCAATATGTTAATGTCTCAGATCAGTGGTGGTAGCATTAATGTGAGTGATGAGTTAGGTGGTTCGGGAAAtagtaacaataataaaaagaaaggagagaaaaaggtTAGAAAGCCTAGATATGCTTTTCAAACAAGGAGCCAGGTTGATATTCTTGATGATGGTTACCGATGGAGGAAGTATGGCCAAAAAGCtgttaaaaacaacaaatttcCAAG GAGCTACTACAGGTGCACGCATCAAGGGTGCAATGTGAAGAAGCAAGTGCAACGCTTAACCAAAGACGAAGGAGTAGTGGTAACCACTTATGAGGGAGTGCACACACACCCAATTGAGAAGACAACAGATAACTTTGAGCACATTTTGAGTCAGATGCAAATATACACTCCCTTCTGA